A genomic stretch from Anaerolineales bacterium includes:
- a CDS encoding PadR family transcriptional regulator — protein MTVKHGILGLLALQPRYGYELRAAFLAVVGGEGNWDLKPAQIYSTLGRLEQAGLVKAPGGSRKRNPEKRVFSISARGRGELERWFENNEPPDHQRDGTYLKMVLSLATGLADPRQIVGRERAMLYRELHRATARRSEADPQRELALILLLDKTIMHLEADLRWLDMLESRLDEIRRQPVPEPDLRPRGRPKKQ, from the coding sequence ATGACCGTAAAACACGGAATTCTCGGTTTGCTGGCCCTCCAGCCGCGCTACGGATACGAACTACGCGCGGCCTTCCTCGCCGTGGTCGGCGGGGAGGGCAACTGGGACCTTAAGCCGGCCCAGATCTATTCCACCCTCGGCCGGCTGGAGCAGGCCGGGCTGGTGAAAGCTCCGGGAGGATCCCGCAAGCGCAATCCGGAGAAGCGGGTTTTTTCCATCAGCGCCCGCGGCCGCGGCGAATTGGAGCGCTGGTTTGAAAACAACGAACCGCCGGATCACCAGCGCGACGGAACCTACCTGAAGATGGTCCTCAGCCTGGCCACCGGCCTGGCCGATCCGCGCCAGATCGTCGGCCGCGAACGGGCGATGCTCTACCGGGAACTGCACCGGGCGACCGCCCGCCGGTCTGAAGCGGATCCGCAACGCGAACTCGCGCTGATTCTGCTGCTCGACAAGACGATCATGCACCTGGAGGCCGACCTGCGCTGGCTGGATATGCTCGAATCCCGGCTGGATGAGATCCGCAGACAGCCGGTTCCGGAGCCGGACCTGAGGCCGAGGGGCCGGCCGAAAAAACAGTAA